A genomic stretch from Streptococcus oralis includes:
- a CDS encoding MurR/RpiR family transcriptional regulator produces the protein MKKQDIATIIDLHFEELTELEQEIARYFLQVDTIVDDLSSQQVTQKLHVSQAALTRFAKKCGFTGYREFVFQYQHQASKQDTHSHKHSPLTKRVLRSYSNLREQTQDLIDEEQLERVAQLIEDAERVYFFGTGSSGLIAREMKLRFMRLGVVCEALTDQDGFAWTTSIMDENCLVLGFSLSGTTQSVLDSLLDAKDMGAKTILFTGSPSKDCQAYTETVLVASHSQSSYIQRISAQLPMLILIDLIYAYFLEINRESKEKIFNSYWENKKLNGYRRQKRARKS, from the coding sequence ATGAAAAAGCAGGATATCGCAACTATTATTGATCTTCATTTTGAAGAATTAACAGAGTTAGAGCAGGAAATCGCTCGTTATTTCTTGCAGGTAGATACGATTGTGGATGATTTATCATCTCAACAAGTTACTCAAAAACTGCATGTCTCCCAAGCTGCCCTTACCCGTTTTGCAAAAAAATGTGGCTTTACTGGCTATCGGGAATTTGTTTTTCAATACCAACACCAGGCTAGCAAACAGGACACTCATTCTCACAAACACAGTCCCTTGACCAAACGTGTGCTTCGAAGCTACAGTAACCTACGGGAACAAACACAGGATTTGATCGACGAAGAACAACTGGAACGAGTCGCCCAGTTAATCGAAGATGCTGAGCGTGTCTACTTCTTTGGAACAGGCAGTTCCGGTCTGATTGCCCGTGAGATGAAACTGCGTTTTATGCGTCTAGGTGTGGTCTGTGAAGCTTTGACCGATCAGGATGGCTTTGCATGGACGACCAGTATCATGGATGAAAACTGTTTGGTGCTTGGTTTTTCCCTATCTGGCACTACCCAATCCGTCCTAGATAGTTTGCTGGATGCCAAGGACATGGGTGCCAAAACCATTCTCTTTACCGGTTCTCCTAGCAAAGACTGTCAGGCCTACACCGAAACAGTCCTTGTCGCAAGTCATAGCCAATCTTCTTACATCCAGCGTATTTCCGCTCAGCTCCCTATGCTCATCTTAATAGACTTGATTTATGCCTATTTTTTAGAAATCAATCGTGAGAGCAAGGAAAAAATTTTTAACAGCTATTGGGAAAATAAAAAACTCAACGGCTATCGTAGACAAAAACGCGCTAGAAAATCCTAG
- a CDS encoding class I SAM-dependent methyltransferase, with translation MNNYIKLNEDRWNNVKNDYTEPLTHEELEEVRKHPISVALTVGEKVPTEWFEKAKGKKILGLACGGGQQGPVFAAKGYDVTIMDFSKSQLERDEMVAKREGLKITTVQSDMTKPFPFEDETFDIIFNPVSNVYIEDLENMYKEASRVLKKGGLLMVGFMNPWIYMYDADTVWDKPDEELLLKFSLPFNSRELEEEGKITINPEYGYEFSHTLESQIRGQLKNGLAMIDFYESCDKRNRLSRYGNDYIATLCIKL, from the coding sequence ATGAACAATTATATAAAATTAAATGAAGATAGATGGAATAATGTAAAAAATGACTACACTGAGCCGTTGACACATGAAGAATTAGAAGAAGTTAGAAAACATCCAATTTCTGTTGCCTTAACTGTTGGGGAAAAGGTTCCAACAGAATGGTTTGAAAAAGCCAAGGGAAAAAAGATATTAGGTTTAGCTTGTGGAGGCGGACAGCAGGGTCCAGTTTTTGCTGCAAAAGGTTATGATGTCACCATAATGGATTTTTCTAAATCACAATTAGAAAGAGATGAGATGGTTGCTAAAAGAGAAGGCTTAAAGATCACTACCGTTCAAAGCGATATGACAAAACCATTTCCATTTGAAGATGAAACGTTTGATATTATTTTTAATCCGGTTTCAAATGTATATATAGAAGATCTAGAAAACATGTATAAAGAAGCCTCTCGCGTATTGAAAAAGGGCGGTTTGTTAATGGTCGGATTTATGAACCCTTGGATATACATGTATGATGCTGACACTGTATGGGACAAACCTGATGAGGAATTACTTTTAAAGTTTTCACTACCTTTTAATTCAAGAGAGCTTGAAGAGGAAGGCAAAATCACCATCAATCCAGAATATGGATATGAATTTAGCCATACCTTAGAAAGTCAGATTAGAGGACAACTGAAAAATGGTCTCGCTATGATCGATTTTTATGAATCGTGTGATAAAAGAAATAGATTATCACGTTATGGAAATGACTATATAGCTACACTTTGCATTAAACTATAA